From one Melioribacteraceae bacterium genomic stretch:
- the lysF gene encoding homoaconitase: MPQNLIEKIVQKHAVGLSKNELVKSGDFVSIKPAYVMTHDNTGAVIPKFKSIGATKLANPRQVVHTLDHDIQNTSEKNLEKYRKIEEFSKSMGCDFYPAGRGIGHQIMIEEGYAFPGTMCVASDSHSNMYGGIGCLGTPIVRTDAAAIWATGRTWWQIPPIVKVELRGQLQNGVTGKDVIIVLSGFFNKDEVLNTIIEFTGGGIKSLSIDQRLTIANMTTEWGALGGVFPIDKSTIKWLTRRASAIARRGLEGVPSDIDGEGVHPRLNKKKIDDLFDRQKELQPDDDAFYSKTISIDLSSITPHVSGPNSVKVMESVSELRKEKVKIDKAYLVSCVNSRLEDIEQAASVLKDKKVAPHVKFYIAAASSEVQKNAEYFGHWQSLLNAGAIPLPPGCGPCIGLGIGLLEAGEVGISATNRNFKGRMGSPDAKAYLASPAVVAQSAISGYIDFKMDYDESGINGYIEVNKKKKSDTSSIEIIDGFPEKMTGRIVYCHQDNLNTDGIYPGKYTYQDDFKPEDQAKVVMENYDPEFSQKVENGDILVGGYNFGSGSSREQAATALKYRGIQCVIVGSASQTYQRNALNNGFLLIESPELINYLKEKYGTNQLTIYTYTKAEINFENSKISFEGNEFDISPVGAAAQELIVVGGLENWVKQNIKN; encoded by the coding sequence ATGCCACAAAACTTGATCGAAAAAATAGTACAAAAACATGCGGTAGGTTTATCAAAAAATGAACTAGTAAAAAGTGGTGACTTTGTTTCTATAAAACCTGCTTATGTTATGACTCATGATAACACCGGTGCAGTCATTCCAAAATTTAAAAGTATCGGTGCAACCAAGTTAGCAAATCCGCGACAAGTAGTTCACACACTAGATCACGATATTCAGAACACTTCCGAAAAAAATTTGGAGAAGTACAGAAAAATTGAAGAATTTTCAAAATCGATGGGATGTGATTTTTATCCGGCAGGAAGAGGAATTGGTCATCAAATAATGATCGAAGAAGGATATGCATTCCCCGGTACAATGTGTGTCGCATCCGATAGTCATTCAAACATGTATGGCGGAATTGGTTGTCTAGGCACTCCGATTGTCAGAACAGACGCAGCCGCAATTTGGGCAACCGGAAGAACATGGTGGCAAATTCCTCCCATAGTAAAAGTAGAATTACGCGGTCAACTTCAAAATGGTGTAACAGGTAAAGATGTTATTATAGTTTTGAGTGGTTTTTTTAATAAAGATGAAGTACTAAACACAATTATTGAATTTACCGGTGGTGGAATAAAAAGCCTCAGTATTGATCAAAGACTTACAATTGCAAATATGACAACAGAGTGGGGCGCACTTGGCGGTGTCTTCCCTATCGATAAATCGACAATTAAATGGCTGACAAGAAGAGCAAGTGCAATAGCGAGACGCGGACTTGAAGGTGTGCCATCGGACATTGACGGTGAAGGTGTACATCCAAGATTAAATAAGAAAAAAATCGATGACCTTTTCGATAGACAAAAAGAATTACAACCGGACGATGATGCTTTTTATTCAAAAACAATCAGCATTGATTTATCATCGATTACACCACATGTATCAGGACCAAATTCTGTTAAAGTAATGGAGTCTGTCTCCGAATTAAGAAAAGAAAAAGTGAAAATTGATAAAGCATATTTAGTTTCTTGTGTTAATAGCAGATTAGAAGATATCGAACAAGCTGCGTCGGTTTTAAAAGATAAAAAGGTAGCACCTCATGTTAAATTTTATATCGCAGCTGCATCAAGTGAAGTACAAAAAAATGCAGAGTATTTTGGTCACTGGCAAAGCTTATTAAATGCCGGAGCAATTCCTTTACCACCCGGATGCGGGCCTTGCATTGGTTTAGGTATAGGTTTACTTGAAGCCGGTGAAGTTGGAATTTCGGCAACAAATAGAAATTTTAAAGGAAGAATGGGTTCACCCGATGCGAAAGCATATCTTGCTTCACCGGCAGTCGTTGCTCAATCGGCAATATCCGGTTATATAGATTTTAAGATGGACTATGATGAATCCGGTATTAATGGTTACATTGAAGTTAATAAGAAAAAGAAATCAGACACATCGAGCATTGAAATTATTGATGGGTTTCCGGAAAAAATGACAGGAAGAATAGTTTATTGTCATCAAGATAACTTAAACACAGATGGTATATACCCAGGTAAATATACTTATCAAGATGACTTTAAACCCGAAGATCAAGCAAAGGTTGTTATGGAAAATTATGATCCTGAATTCTCTCAAAAAGTTGAGAACGGAGATATTCTTGTTGGCGGTTATAATTTTGGATCGGGTAGTTCACGTGAACAAGCTGCAACGGCATTAAAGTATAGAGGCATTCAATGTGTAATTGTAGGATCGGCTAGCCAAACCTATCAACGTAATGCACTTAATAATGGATTTCTTCTAATCGAATCACCGGAGTTAATAAATTATCTTAAAGAAAAATATGGCACAAACCAATTGACAATCTATACTTATACAAAAGCCGAAATTAATTTTGAGAACTCAAAAATATCTTTTGAAGGCAATGAATTTGATATTAGTCCGGTTGGAGCAGCAGCACAAGAATTAATTGTAGTAGGTGGACTAGAAAATTGGGTTAAGCAGAACATAAAGAATTAG